The genomic segment aattttttttcactaaatataCCGATCTTTGGTGTTCAACCCGTGAAAAAGTTAGAAACTAAATTCTAACTAGTGACAAAAGTTTCATATAtacaagtttaacaaaaaaaataaatattaatataaaaaataaaaagctatATTAGGCTTGTtaagaaaattgtttatatagaattttttgttgccaactattcaattaaaattcaaattacccGCCTTTTATTCAATCCAAAAGGATACGTCAAGAACATTCCAAaggcaaagtttactgaataaaatatttattcagtaaacttattttaaacttttatatataatttatgtaaacagtattttattcagtaaactttgccaAAGGTAACTTCGCATTTGATCAGTTGTCATCATGTGAAGATAGATCATAGGCAGTCATGACATTTGGCAATGCCGTATAACTCACCTTGTATAGGCTGTAccataaataatgaattaagAAAGCAGATTCACAAAGACacccaagatacagggtgttaaagttgaAACTTCATCAttgagttcttttttttttctcaactgcctggaatagataaAACAATTGTTTTTGTCTAGGCTGTTGCATCCGGACATTCTACCATGCTAGGATATCGATAAGGCAGTACAGACGATCACAATTTTCTGACCACAGTCTCCTTATCACGGTTCGACGTTTTGTgggtttattttgaaaatgatttgcACCATGCATTGAGgaggaaattattaaatgaatgCGAGAGAAATCATATTATAGAGCTTATCACAGGAATCATTCCTGTCTAGGAATCATTAACTATCATAATGAGTTAAAGTTTATTCTctaaaattggtttaattaacTATGTACATCagacaaataataatttaagaagaTTTAGGGCATAATAAAGACGGGAAATGCGGTAGATACTTGAAATTTAGGCCATTGTTGATAATAATACAAATGCTCTGTGGTGGTATCTGCAATCCTGGTCCAAATAAACCTAATCAAAGCAATTTAAAGGTATTTTCCAGAGAACAGGAAAGTTGGGCGGATGATACattctgaaataaatttttgtggaaggtgaataacttttattttccaAGATAACCTCGGTAGAGCATGGAACCTTCTCTAAGAATATGAATTCTTCTATAGATATACTAataactcttattttatttgattgttACTTAAACAAAAGCAATGGACCAATTTGTCATTGTAGAGATATATACCAATTTCACACAGAATATCGCTCTGAGATACCCAAAAGTATCTCTCGAAAGTTCATGTCATTGACCATTGTTTCAGTCTGATACAGGGGCATAAAAATGGACATGGaaccatttttcttttaaaataaaagaattagttCAAGTAGGTATCTTGCCATGTAAATTAAATCGTGGAAGCTTTAAAGACATTTTCTAGATCACTGGATATACTGTAAACTATGGATAGGTGCGATAAGGTATCTGTACAAGGTGCATTACGCAACCGAAATAAGTCTTCATTATGTAATTGAGTTGTTTTATTCCTtaggtttctgaaataaaaatggGGAAAGGTCCTTTCTTCTTGCAAGTGGCACAAGTTCAAATTTTTGTGTGATACTCCTCTTGTGCAAGCAGGTTTAGAAAaatcgacctttttttatttcaggcagatGAGTGCTACTTGGAAAACTtcattaatgaataaataaaagaaaattgttatttttttcggAAATTGAAACtgaatcaactgcctggaaaaagaaaCATAATGTTTCTCCTGGAAATGTCCATCattgagtttattttttttaactgcctggaatagataaaataattatttttgtccaGGCTGTTGCATCCAGACATTCTACAACATCATCCAGGAAATCGTTAAGGCAGTACAGGCgatcacaaataattttttcaccacATTCTCCTTATCACAGTTCAACCTTTTTGTGGGCTGCTTAAAAAGAAGATTTTCCATATAAAAAACAACCCATTTTTCAAATGTGTAAAAAAACGAAGAATAAATGCTGAATTTATGGttaacaaaattcaaaaaaattacatcatcCTGTATCTTAGTTGTCTTTGACTTTCGCActagaaaatttaacttaacctaATTCTTTTTAAGGAATGGCTGTCAAGTTATGCTATGGTTATCAGGCCTGGATTACCCATGGGGCTAAAGGGGCTGGAGCCCCGGGCCCTGTAATTCAGAGGGGCCCCCCTGAATGACAAGGTAGCTTTTTACGTGCCATGTTTTgcacactttttaaatttagttggaGAATGTGCTGTTGACGATTGCCTTGATGCTACaaagttctttaattttttgccaaaattgTATGCTTTTTTTGGGTCCTCCACGCATCGACATGATGTCATTTGCTTTTAGATAATATTGGCAAAAACCTTACTGTCAACTCGTTGGAGCTGTAGAGAAGATGCAGCAAAAGCGTTAGTAACAAGCTATGTCCAAATAAACGGCTGCTTAAAAATGATCCATCAGGAAAAAAAGACATCAAGTTAGAAGCCATGGGACTTTctaaacaaatgataaaaatggAGACTCTTGTAATGGCTACCTTTTAGAGcaaaattttaagactttttgGGGAAGCTTTCAATATACTTGAAAAGCCTGGTCTGGATTTGTTATTTggtgaaaacattttaaagggGCTAATCAGAAGTGTTTCCTGTTTCCGAGACCAATTTGACTTGTTTGAAGAAGAAGCCAAAAGTTTACTACCACAGAAAGAATATGAGTATTCTATGGGCAGGTCAAAGCGACAAAAAAAATACCCGGACggtaaaaatgaaatattattaaatgaaagAGAATTATTTCGCACGCAGTCATTTTTAGTAATAGTAGATAAGCTGGTCAATGAATTAGAACGACGGTGTAATGCATATTCAGATTTTGCCCAGTTGTTTGGTTTGATTTCAAAACTTAGCTCTAATGTATGTTTATCTAAAACAGAAGTTGAAGAGTTTTTTGCAGAAGTAAtagacctaaatattaatttaacagatGAGCTGGTATTTTTCTCGGAACTTCTTAAAACCTCTTCCGAAAAAATATGCAATCCACTTGAtcttttaagatatattttagaACACCAATTAATTGACACGTTTCCTATACGCTTTTGAAAATGTATCTATCGATACCAATAGCAAATTGTGAGTCTGAACGTTCCTTTTCCAAgctagtttatataaaaaataaatatagagccACAATGCAGGAGGAACGTCTGTCTTCTTTAACATTAATGTGTAGAGAAAGGGACGTTTTGAAGGATTTAGAGTTTAATGACGTAATAGAAGATTTTGTAAAAGTGAAATTAcgaaaaaaggtattttaacattactattttcaaaaaaactgtttcttttttataaataatatacatgtagtgttataaataatattttttgcattttatttataaggggCCTCTTGATCCTTTATTAGCCCTGGGTCCCATAAAACATTGTTATAAGGCGAGTTATACGCCATTGGCAAATATCATGGCTGCTTATGATCTATCTTCACATTCAACAGATGACAATTGAAATGCGAAGTTACCTTTGGAATGTTCTTGACGTATCCCGTTAGATTAAATGCAAGGCgggtattttgaattttgattgaaaattaagtaatttaagcCTGACCTTTAAAGTCATAGTAAACCCTATACACACAATCTCTTTATATAAGTACTccaaataaatctttatttgaCCCTCATTACATAATTCTATATATACACAAGAATAGTATTTGCATCGTACGATTTAGAGAAGCTTGTGAGACCActtaaagcgtttttttttggtaataattattaatttttagtgagtagtataatatataatatgtgctcttaataaaattttggctTCTTTTTTAAACATGGACATGGCTACTCTATTTCAAAAACCGTGTGAAAATAGTAACTATATGTAATGGTAATAACTATTATATTCATCTTTCTTTATCCATGATTCACTTCTAAAGTAATACATCCTTAACCCTACTAACTCTAATATACACAAAATTgagtattgtgctttaaaaaacgaaaacgAAATTAGCTAGCGAGACTCTTTACAAGAAAACACTTCTTCGCTCTATCTATCGACCCTCTTACTCCTTCAGCTTGTGCCAGTCAGCGATCTGTCTCCTGGGCGAATTGCAAACCTCGTTCCAATGGGTCAAGGCGGTCCCGGAGCATTTTTCACCTCCCAAGTCCAGTCTACCGATCACCTCGTTCTTGGTGACTCGATCCCAGTCCAGTAGAAGGAACTCCAAGCTGATCCCCTCCAAGGACTGCCCGTTGGCCGGTATATCGAACACGAAACTCTCGTTGAACACCGGCATCAGGGTTCTCTTTTTTACGTGGGTTTTCTTTTTGGCGATACGTTGACCGTTGTACAGCAGGTAGATCTTCACGTAGGGATCGGCCAAACCTGGAAACAAACCGAAAGGGAGTCCCAATAAAGTCAATAGTAGTTAACAAAGTGTTTACCGGTAACATCCATTTTCGGTAAGTTTCTCGCCTTTAGGACCACAACGGTAAGTCTATTGGCCGCCGGTTGCCAGCAGAGCGACACGAGCAATTCACCTCGTCCTTGAGAacgaatctaaaaaaaaaaaaaaataaaagtacatCCTAAATACACAAAATGACTGAACAAAACACACGCTAGTGTAATATTACATCAGATTCTCGTAACTCAAATTACGGTTTTACAGATGATCGAACTTCTTAACGCTGTAATAGCACAGTCTAacaaatctatatactttgaaatctatatacaaaaattttaaatctataaaCTTGGAtaatagctatttatgtatcaagGGCATTGTAAGGACGATAATGCCCATAAGGTGGAAATAGTAACCTGAGGGCCAGGTTTTCGCCTGATGGACATTAGAGTCTAACAATGCCCGTGATGCATACAatgctttatgttttacctaaaaattgatttttatgaacaaaaataattttaatattaattaaaaaataggacAAATAGTATCCTTTTATAATATGTTATTCTGCCATTGATTTGAGCACTCAAGTAAAGTTACAAAAGTAAGCCAATCAATTTAGCTTTTTACAGTAATATTCACGTCCGAGCAATTTCTTATTTCCTTATAGCAgtcaaaaatcaatatttcaactgcttggagaaaatttcatattttttccagacagttgagacCATATTGCAGGTAGTTAATAATTGATATTTCAACTAtagtttctaattttttcaagttaaaaaattattgttctcATTTTAATTGATTAAGCGATGTTCTTTGATCATGTATTACTTTGGTTGCATGGACAAATTGGAAAAATTACACCTAATATCAGTCATTTCTCGATGTCATTGTTTTCGGGtagttaaagaattattttcgAACTGCCTCGAAGTATCGATATCGATACTCATTTATACCAGACAGTTGAGATCATTTCTGCCAAAAGGTAATTTCGTTGAAGTTTCGTTACTTATTTCATGCAAACACACCAGCACACATGCAGTACGGACCTAACAGTCATAGATGCGCTGACGATGAAGCTTAATCTGCAGCTTCCTTTTTCCGATGCAATTGATAAATACTCTTTTAATCATAGATTGAAATCGAATCACAATAATTCAGCTAAAGACTGACGAATCAGATAATACCAGTTGTTATTGAGGACCATAAAAATTTGGGTGTGATCTTTGATAACAGGTTTAGATTCCGAAATCTATCGGtctattagttattaattacTTACTTTAAGGCTTCTGGGTTGAATTTCCCTGGACAAGGCCATTTGTTGAGTCTCGATCTGGGCGACATCCACATTACTCAAAGCACAAAAAACTTCTCCGATGATGTCGTCGCGACTATAACGGTCGAAGCTGAGTATAACGAAGTGCAACGTGATCCCGGGGATTTGGTTGAAGCTGATCCCGTAGAAAGTGAAGTCCTCGTCGTAGACTGGGTTGCGGGTCTTACGAAGCACCCGGGTCTTCACCTGGAAACAATTAAATTGCAAGatgtacgttttttttttaaattaaatcatcgCAAACGGAGTTCGTACTTTGTGTTGCTTGTCCGGTAGTAGTTGGAGTTTCACGTAAGGATCGCTGGAACCGGTGTTCGGATCCTTGGCGGGTAAGTCCTTGCATCTCACCACGGATACGATCAGAGCGTTTTTGTCATGTTTATACCTGCGAGTAACAATGTTGATAATATAAATTTCGAATTCTAGCGAgtttacttttttgaaaaattaattgtacAATTTGTATAAAACAAGTAACATAATATTTAGTGAAAATGATCTTTAATGTTTGGTGATATTTTAGAGGAGGAAGACATGAAAATTGAAGATCCTGATGAAGAGGACGGTCAAACTGATGGTCAGTAAGCAGTCCCATTCAGAAATGATGGATCTTTCctagaaatgtttaaaaaaatgcaagaagagCAAAAAGCAGCAGAAGAACCTCCTGCTAAGGAGGCAATTAAAAAACCTGTGGCACCACTATTTGGCAAAAGATGAGGAGGAAAAGTTCTAAAAACAGGTCTGGTGGCTAAAGTGAGGAATGTCGATGCGGACAAGGATAATCCTCAAGATGCTTGGTCTGTTTATATGAAGGAAGTAAGAAAGTTATACTTGTAGTGCACTGTGATGATGACTCAAAAACCAGGCCTCTGGTAaaataagagttttattttagtgAGTAGTTTCTTCGATACATATTTAGGTGTAGATTACTTATAAAAACTGCTAAAAGTGAAGTGGGGAAGTCCTTGTATCGCTGCAACAATTATTTCCCGcgtctaaagttaaatttttatatttattcattggCAATACTTGGTTGGCACCTGGATGCGCAGACGACTTAGCAGTCTTGCGATTAAAGCGCCTCGAGTCGTCTCTCTCtccaagcatattaaaaaagtagttCTTCGCAAGTTCTTTTTCGCAAAAGTCtacactgttttttaaaaaatctaatctaAGTGAAACTTTAAAACAAGCAGAATCCAGTAAAGTTCTCCAGAGGAAATCAGGGATCCCTGCGATACTCACATCCAGAAATTCCAAAGGTAAGGTGCCATACATCatttttattgtcaaaatatacACTTTTCGCGTCGAATCTCGacaaaaaatttgtcttttaaaaggAACCACCTTTTCGCGACAATGTTCAAACCAGTTTAAGTAAGAGTTTGGGAAATATCCGCCTTTACTGGTAGTAAAGTCCATGAAGAAAGTAATAAGTATGTTCTTCAAGGGGACCACTCACTTTAAGGGCCAAAATCTGGAAAAGTAATTGAGCGATTtggataaaacaaaaagtatgaTATTCACTTGAGTATTTCCAGGCAATATTGCTTTGAGTTTAAAGCAGTACaagtaaaaattttgaagatatcCGTCTTTTTTGTCAGTGAAGTTCAAGAAGAAAGTATGTTTCTCAAGGTGACCACccactttaaagtccaaaatctgGAAAAGTAATTGAGCAATTTGGATcaaataaaaagcatgatattcagtTGAGTATTGCCTGGAAATATGGATTGAAGTTCAATACAATCCAAGTAAAAGTTTGATAAATATCCGACTTTCTTAACACTTAAGAAGAAAGTATGTTCCTCAAGGTTACCATTCATTTTAACAGGCAAAATCTGGAAAAGTAATAGAGGCATTTGGATAAagcaaaaagcatgatattctcttaagaattttctgaaaatgtTGATTAAAGTTCAATACAGTCCAAGTAAAAGTTTGGGAAATATCCGCCTTCATTGATAGTGAAGCCCGTgaagaaaatatattctttaaagtgaccactcactttaatGGCCAAAATCTAGAAAGGTAATTGAggaatttttctaaaacaaaaagcatCATATTCACATGAGTATTTCCTGGAAATGTTGATTAAAGTTCATTGCAATGTAAGTaaaattttggtaaatattcGTCTTCAATAATAGTGAAGCTCAAGAAGATTGTGCCCATTGTCTTTCAATGTTACCACTCAATTCGGGGTCCAAAATCTTGAAAAACAATTGTACGATTTGAATAATACAAAAAGCATGTTATCCAGAACGAAGTGAAATATTTGAAGAATTATGCTTACAGTTAAAAAATCAACTATTAATTTCATATGTATTATAAGGTACCTCAATTTGAACACCAGTTGTCCCAAGTAAGCGGCATTCTGTTGAatgtttttctcattttcttgttcttctttGGCATTAACTGGGGACTGACGCTGTTCGTTTTCAGCAACACAAACATCTCTCGCAACCTgcaaatattcataaaaatacgAATAAACAAACAAACCCAAAAAACTTACAGGTGGTTCCGGTTTAGGTTCGAAGGGCTGATGGCTGGACACTCCGCTCTCCAAAGGGCCAACTATCCCGGTGGGACTCTGCCCCGTAGGAGTAGTCGGTGAGGCCAACTGTAGAAACataataacatattatataaaaaaatataaatgaacaCTTCTTACCCCCGGTGGCGTCTTGGAGATTCCCGTGGGACTCGGACTCTTCTTGAGGTAGTGAGTGCCGGTTCCGGCGGTTGCACCCGCCGGTGACTTAACGGCGGTGGGTCTACGGTGACTGTGGAAGGCCAAAGGTTGATCCGGTCCGTTACGTTTGGCGCGTAGACGCTTACGACGCTGGTAGCAGTAGTAGATCACCGCGAAGGTGAGGACCACGCATACCGCGAAACTGGTACACAGTCCGATCACAAAGTAGTTTACTGCaggtaaaaaaattcttttaaattggaCTTTAACGACACTTTATTATACACTCCTCCCCAAATCAGATTCTGAATTCCAACAGGCCTAACTAGACaacttataaaaaagaaaatctttcaAGCAGTTGATATATGTTAGTTCCAAAGGCCTGGAACAGTTTATGTCTTTTATTGTGGTTATGTATTGGAAAAAACAGAATAATTAATtcgattgcctggaagaaataattaatttattccagacagttgaagaaGATTTCATCTGcttaatgaaagaaaaatggatCCAATTgcctgaattaaaattaaaaaattaatgacacTTTTTCCAAACAGTTGCAGTCAGTCAGTTTTAGGGGCCTGGAagaatttatttcctttttttttattagggtTGGATTGGAATTTtgaattcaactgcctggaataaaataattcatttattccaggcatttgaactaatttttatcttttcaaTGGGACAAAAAGGGACTAAACTGCTTGAACTTAAACCCTTAACTGTTAAATAACATAGTTCAAAGAAGTCATCCACCGATTTGTACAAggcttatttcaaaatttatttgatttctAATGAGTGGAACAAAGACGGGTATATAATAATGTGGTGGACCATTTGTATACTGCGAACACTGTCAATGCTTTGATTAACGACTATTACAGTTGGTCCGCTGTATTTTCCAACTTTTtgaggaaaatatttattttaatagtaaatGCGTGGGACCTagagaaaaacggtttttaatatggaatatatttccaatttaggcaaattaaatggaaaaatcaataataaattaaatgatgactcatgattatttaataataataataataaaaacacctgaatgaaataagtttttataataaatcaataatgcTTTGAAGATAGGACCGCCATTCCGGGGAGcaatattgacattttaattatcataataataagaaaaaaatctacaattttctaaaaaacactATAATAGTAACTATAACCCTCAAATTCCaatcaacaatttaaaaaagaattaaaaacttaCCTTTGTATTCGACGGGTCTTATAATGGGTCCCTCCCCAACCATTTTCGCCAACCAGGACTTAACGTAAACCCGTGTGGAAACGTCTCTTACCGCACGCTGATCAATTTACAAACACTTCTCACCGAAATAAATGAAAACGAACTAAACGTTTCTTATATCGTGACTCGATCAGGGAATAGCAAAATTTTCCTGCGAAGGGCCTTAGTCATGGATCAACTCATTCGGGAGGAATCAATAAGGGGTTGGGACATGCGTGCTTCATGTCTCGGTGACGTCACGGCACGCGTGGGGTGTTTATTGCGCCAGGGGGTCGCAACGAGGAATATGACATTCGTTTTATTAGATTTGATTATGGTTCATTTGTTGAAT from the Anthonomus grandis grandis chromosome 10, icAntGran1.3, whole genome shotgun sequence genome contains:
- the LOC126741311 gene encoding synaptotagmin-11 isoform X2; this translates as MVGEGPIIRPVEYKVNYFVIGLCTSFAVCVVLTFAVIYYCYQRRKRLRAKRNGPDQPLAFHSHRRPTAVKSPAGATAGTGTHYLKKSPSPTGISKTPPGLASPTTPTGQSPTGIVGPLESGVSSHQPFEPKPEPPVARDVCVAENEQRQSPVNAKEEQENEKNIQQNAAYLGQLVFKLRYKHDKNALIVSVVRCKDLPAKDPNTGSSDPYVKLQLLPDKQHKVKTRVLRKTRNPVYDEDFTFYGISFNQIPGITLHFVILSFDRYSRDDIIGEVFCALSNVDVAQIETQQMALSREIQPRSLKIRSQGRGELLVSLCWQPAANRLTVVVLKARNLPKMDVTGLADPYVKIYLLYNGQRIAKKKTHVKKRTLMPVFNESFVFDIPANGQSLEGISLEFLLLDWDRVTKNEVIGRLDLGGEKCSGTALTHWNEVCNSPRRQIADWHKLKE
- the LOC126741311 gene encoding synaptotagmin-11 isoform X1, whose translation is MVGEGPIIRPVEYKVNYFVIGLCTSFAVCVVLTFAVIYYCYQRRKRLRAKRNGPDQPLAFHSHRRPTAVKSPAGATAGTGTHYLKKSPSPTGISKTPPGLASPTTPTGQSPTGIVGPLESGVSSHQPFEPKPEPPVSFLGLFVYSYFYEYLQVARDVCVAENEQRQSPVNAKEEQENEKNIQQNAAYLGQLVFKLRYKHDKNALIVSVVRCKDLPAKDPNTGSSDPYVKLQLLPDKQHKVKTRVLRKTRNPVYDEDFTFYGISFNQIPGITLHFVILSFDRYSRDDIIGEVFCALSNVDVAQIETQQMALSREIQPRSLKIRSQGRGELLVSLCWQPAANRLTVVVLKARNLPKMDVTGLADPYVKIYLLYNGQRIAKKKTHVKKRTLMPVFNESFVFDIPANGQSLEGISLEFLLLDWDRVTKNEVIGRLDLGGEKCSGTALTHWNEVCNSPRRQIADWHKLKE